A genomic segment from Desulfonatronum thioautotrophicum encodes:
- a CDS encoding RNA polymerase factor sigma-32, translating into MKKRTRVAPKDKTPTDASTDTSKKDMSKDLSTVTSKGELLGEPRDARTSEQNDHSADITDDMMTAGQDNEAQDSLARDEVENLAEDLEGLTEHEFEPVSAKATDTSPDSTEIPEDPGPIDLSKTPTTPAIRDSLQLYLREVNRFPMLKPDEEFTLIRDYREKNDTKAAFRLISSHLRLVVRIAMDFQRSWMQNVQDLIQEGNVGLMKAVQKFDPERGIKFSYYASFWIKAYILKFIMDNWRLVKVGTTQTQRKLFYNLGKERQRLQNQGFEVNTTSLSKSLNVSEQDITEMDQRLGSSDMSLDAPFSDDTTMTRMDMLPALATPVDDLLAEEEMIGMLKNQIQKMIPHLNEKERDVLEQRLMNEEPVTLREIGEKYNITRERVRQIEARLIEKIRDNFSQNLETPKDIATAVTHAKGGSP; encoded by the coding sequence ATGAAAAAACGTACCCGCGTTGCCCCAAAAGACAAAACTCCCACTGATGCATCCACGGATACATCAAAAAAGGATATGTCCAAGGATCTGTCCACGGTCACATCCAAGGGGGAACTTTTGGGCGAACCGCGGGATGCGCGCACCAGTGAACAGAACGACCATTCCGCGGACATCACAGATGACATGATGACCGCTGGGCAGGACAACGAAGCCCAGGATAGCCTTGCTCGCGACGAGGTCGAAAATCTGGCCGAGGATCTGGAGGGTCTGACGGAGCATGAATTCGAACCTGTCTCAGCCAAAGCAACGGATACATCCCCGGACTCCACAGAAATTCCCGAGGATCCAGGCCCCATCGACCTGTCCAAGACGCCCACCACGCCGGCAATCCGGGACTCCCTGCAGCTCTACCTGCGCGAGGTCAACCGCTTCCCGATGCTCAAACCGGATGAAGAATTCACCTTGATCCGCGATTACCGGGAAAAAAACGACACCAAGGCGGCCTTTCGGCTAATATCGTCGCATCTGCGGCTCGTCGTGCGCATTGCCATGGATTTCCAGCGCAGCTGGATGCAGAACGTCCAGGATCTGATCCAGGAAGGCAACGTCGGCCTGATGAAGGCGGTCCAGAAATTCGATCCGGAACGCGGCATCAAGTTTTCCTACTACGCTTCTTTTTGGATCAAAGCGTACATCTTGAAATTCATCATGGACAACTGGCGCCTGGTCAAGGTGGGCACAACCCAAACGCAACGCAAACTTTTCTACAATCTCGGCAAGGAGCGTCAGCGTCTGCAGAACCAGGGCTTTGAGGTCAACACGACCTCTTTATCCAAAAGTCTCAACGTCAGTGAACAGGACATCACGGAAATGGATCAGCGGCTGGGTAGCTCGGACATGTCCCTGGACGCGCCCTTTTCCGATGATACCACCATGACCCGCATGGACATGCTCCCCGCTTTGGCCACGCCGGTGGATGATCTCCTGGCCGAAGAAGAAATGATCGGGATGCTGAAAAACCAAATCCAGAAGATGATTCCGCACCTTAACGAGAAGGAACGCGACGTTCTGGAGCAACGCCTGATGAACGAAGAGCCCGTAACGTTGCGAGAGATCGGTGAAAAATACAACATCACCAGGGAACGGGTTCGGCAGATCGAAGCCCGCCTGATTGAAAAAATTCGGGATAATTTTTCACAAAACCTGGAAACACCCAAAGACATTGCAACAGCAGTGACTCACGCAAAAGGTGGAAGTCCTTAA
- a CDS encoding homocysteine S-methyltransferase family protein, whose protein sequence is MNHDARTLIQSGAILLFDGAMGTQLQARGLQPGQSPEEFGDRRPEQIARIHEDYLAAGAMFLTTNTFGGTRFKLPPGLDPRAFNRKMAEVARSVARDKGFVAGSVGPTGELLAPLGKVGFADLVDAYAEQIAGLAEGGADLIQIETQFDLGEIRAAVVAARQVCDLPVAVSMTFESGSSLTGTSPLTFLDTMQNLGVDLIGTNCSLGPEGLEEIIRAMLPRASTPLLVQPNAGLPILENGQTVFPLQPEPFAERMLRFPALGVQGVGGCCGTGPDHIRSVAQALRDVTVAPAKIKDGPDLVVTSRSASVCVGLHEPMLIIGERINPTGKKQLIAQFQAGEHALALEMAAEQIAQGARVLDVNVGAPMVDETTLLPALVAAISARYPVPLTIDSSKPEAIEAALRGYPGSPLVNSISGEKGRMETLGPLCRMFGAPFILLPLAGRDLPETAAQRLKIIETLLRQADDLGVPRRLIMVDALALTVSSKPESAKQCLQTIRACREEWNLPTVIGLSNISFGLPARELLNSTFLPMAMAHGLCAIIAHPGARRIQEAVSAGEVLLARDAQAKDFVGRYADWTSGGAGAGSGPVAQAGAGSAKSQATLGDAVIHGDKDGILPLLEAALERGDPPGTLLDRDLIPAIMEVGRRYETREFFLPQLILSAETMQRAFDRLTPLLQEGAGDAKRAKIIMATVEGDIHDIGKNIVCLMLRNMGFEVHDLGKDVSAQAIVQAAEEKQAGLIGLSALMTTTMVRMEDTVQMVKERGLPIKVMVGGAVVTERFAELIGADGYAPDAVAAARLAAELLGVAKCNQAEAS, encoded by the coding sequence ATGAATCACGACGCAAGAACGCTGATTCAATCCGGCGCGATCCTCCTGTTCGACGGGGCCATGGGCACACAGCTTCAGGCCCGTGGGTTGCAGCCTGGTCAGTCCCCGGAAGAATTCGGTGACCGTCGTCCCGAGCAGATCGCCCGAATCCACGAGGATTACCTCGCAGCCGGGGCAATGTTTTTAACGACAAACACCTTTGGCGGAACCCGGTTCAAATTGCCGCCTGGGCTTGATCCACGTGCCTTCAATCGCAAGATGGCCGAGGTGGCACGAAGCGTTGCCAGGGACAAGGGATTCGTGGCCGGCAGTGTCGGCCCTACCGGTGAACTGCTGGCGCCGCTGGGCAAGGTCGGGTTTGCCGATCTGGTGGATGCCTACGCGGAGCAGATTGCCGGGCTGGCCGAAGGGGGCGCGGACCTGATCCAGATTGAAACCCAGTTCGACCTGGGAGAGATCCGGGCGGCCGTGGTCGCGGCCCGGCAGGTTTGCGACCTTCCCGTGGCCGTGTCCATGACCTTTGAGTCCGGAAGCAGCCTCACCGGCACCAGCCCATTGACGTTTCTGGACACCATGCAGAACCTCGGGGTGGATCTGATCGGGACCAATTGCAGTCTTGGTCCCGAGGGACTGGAAGAGATCATTCGGGCCATGCTGCCCCGGGCGTCCACGCCGCTGTTGGTGCAGCCCAATGCGGGCCTGCCGATCCTGGAAAACGGGCAAACGGTGTTTCCTCTGCAACCCGAGCCGTTTGCCGAACGGATGCTCCGCTTTCCGGCTCTCGGCGTTCAGGGTGTCGGGGGGTGTTGCGGGACCGGACCGGATCATATCCGGTCCGTGGCCCAGGCCTTGCGCGATGTGACCGTCGCCCCGGCCAAGATCAAGGATGGGCCGGACCTCGTCGTGACTTCCAGGAGCGCCTCGGTCTGCGTCGGTCTGCATGAACCGATGCTGATCATCGGGGAGCGGATTAACCCTACGGGCAAGAAGCAGCTGATTGCCCAGTTTCAGGCCGGAGAGCACGCTCTGGCCTTGGAAATGGCCGCGGAGCAGATAGCCCAGGGTGCCCGGGTGCTGGACGTCAATGTCGGCGCGCCAATGGTCGATGAAACCACGCTGCTGCCTGCGTTGGTCGCCGCGATTTCGGCCCGGTATCCGGTGCCGTTGACCATTGACTCCAGTAAGCCGGAGGCCATCGAGGCCGCCTTGCGCGGGTATCCGGGTTCACCCCTGGTGAACTCCATCAGCGGTGAAAAGGGCCGCATGGAGACCTTGGGACCGCTGTGCCGGATGTTTGGCGCGCCCTTCATTTTACTGCCCCTGGCCGGTCGCGATCTCCCGGAGACCGCTGCACAGCGCCTGAAGATCATTGAAACTTTGTTGCGCCAAGCCGACGATCTCGGAGTTCCCCGGCGTCTGATCATGGTGGACGCCCTGGCCCTGACCGTTTCGTCCAAGCCGGAATCGGCAAAGCAGTGTCTGCAAACCATCCGCGCCTGCCGGGAAGAATGGAATCTGCCCACGGTGATCGGCCTTTCCAACATCTCCTTCGGCCTCCCGGCTCGGGAACTTTTGAACAGCACGTTTCTGCCCATGGCCATGGCCCATGGCCTCTGCGCGATCATTGCTCACCCTGGGGCGCGGCGGATCCAGGAAGCCGTGTCCGCGGGAGAAGTCCTGCTGGCCCGGGACGCCCAGGCCAAAGATTTTGTCGGCCGGTATGCCGATTGGACGTCCGGAGGGGCAGGAGCAGGGAGCGGCCCGGTTGCGCAGGCCGGTGCCGGCTCGGCCAAATCCCAGGCAACCCTGGGCGACGCCGTGATTCATGGCGACAAGGACGGCATTCTGCCTTTGCTGGAAGCGGCTCTGGAGCGCGGCGACCCACCCGGAACGCTATTGGACCGGGATTTGATCCCGGCGATCATGGAGGTAGGGCGACGCTATGAGACCCGTGAATTTTTTCTGCCCCAGCTGATTCTCTCCGCGGAGACCATGCAGCGGGCCTTCGACCGGTTGACGCCCCTGCTCCAGGAAGGCGCCGGAGATGCCAAGCGGGCCAAGATCATCATGGCCACGGTGGAGGGAGACATCCACGATATCGGGAAAAACATCGTCTGTCTTATGTTGCGCAATATGGGGTTTGAAGTGCATGATCTGGGCAAGGACGTTTCAGCCCAGGCCATTGTTCAGGCTGCCGAGGAAAAACAGGCTGGTTTGATCGGCCTCTCCGCACTGATGACCACCACCATGGTCCGGATGGAAGACACCGTGCAAATGGTCAAGGAACGAGGCCTGCCGATCAAGGTCATGGTGGGCGGGGCCGTGGTCACGGAGCGCTTCGCGGAACTCATCGGCGCGGACGGCTACGCCCCTGACGCCGTTGCCGCGGCACGGCTGGCCGCAGAACTACTCGGTGTCGCCAAATGTAACCAGGCCGAGGCGTCTTGA
- a CDS encoding tetratricopeptide repeat protein — MTVFLLQRQDRNVTNGNRPGHQGQFLHLEEDTPWPAIRTLPRQLAQVLTQVSTQVRGRIIGLSIGLFLFLTLSLSGCAPRAELPLDPLPPVAIAEPEKELHSSALAILAYLEAQDLARRDDPEGAREALSRAMTHDPSPSLSLELANLYWREGQNAEARAVLHRALEDFPGNQTLSSALVNAYLADDLVDEAIAVMETYLQRHPQDWAMRRNMAALLLQYARFSHAADVLQAIPESERTPDDLLLLAKSNAGLGQVRRTEELLLKALREDPTFLEALAELAFLYEGEGDLVQAEETYRRIIDIRPDAEEILLRLIQVNIKLNQPEKALSLAMTQADQEGFALEAALMFIRENLFQEARTVLDALPDEEGQAEVDFYRALIAYDGDNDPEQALFYLGRIDENHPHFARALSFQGYLLFQLNRPDDALQLAREGRELFPNMSDFLLLEAEILLGEDRTEQAAELLEAAREQWPGDPDVLYRLGYLLEQMGEREEALRIMEEIIAQDPDHAEALNFIGYTLAEEGRDLERALVLVERSLQLKPGSGHIIDSLAWVHYKLGNYEIAWRHIQSAVEIISDDPIIWEHYGDIAAALGKFAEARRGYRNALRFQSEDPDRVQRKLNELPGQ; from the coding sequence GTGACCGTATTTTTACTGCAGAGGCAAGATCGAAATGTAACCAACGGCAATCGCCCGGGCCACCAGGGCCAATTCCTGCACCTTGAGGAAGACACGCCATGGCCAGCCATCCGCACCTTGCCGCGCCAGTTGGCCCAGGTTTTGACCCAAGTTTCGACCCAGGTCCGTGGGCGGATCATTGGGCTGTCCATCGGATTGTTTCTTTTCTTGACTTTGTCTCTCTCTGGGTGTGCCCCAAGGGCCGAGCTGCCGCTTGACCCATTGCCACCCGTGGCCATCGCCGAGCCGGAAAAAGAATTACACTCTTCGGCCTTGGCCATCCTGGCCTACCTGGAAGCCCAGGACTTGGCTCGACGGGATGATCCCGAGGGGGCCCGCGAAGCCCTTTCCCGGGCCATGACCCATGACCCCTCGCCCTCTTTAAGCCTGGAACTGGCCAACCTCTATTGGAGGGAAGGACAAAACGCCGAGGCCAGAGCGGTATTGCATCGCGCTCTTGAGGACTTTCCAGGGAACCAGACTCTGTCCTCCGCGCTGGTCAACGCCTACCTTGCCGACGACCTGGTGGACGAAGCCATCGCCGTCATGGAAACCTATTTGCAACGTCATCCCCAGGACTGGGCCATGCGCAGAAACATGGCCGCGTTACTCTTACAGTATGCCCGCTTTTCCCATGCCGCCGACGTCCTTCAGGCCATTCCTGAATCAGAGCGAACACCAGACGATTTATTACTGCTGGCCAAAAGCAATGCCGGTCTCGGGCAAGTCCGTCGGACCGAGGAGCTGCTCCTCAAGGCTCTCCGGGAGGACCCGACGTTCCTGGAGGCCCTGGCGGAACTGGCCTTTTTGTACGAGGGCGAGGGCGACCTGGTCCAAGCCGAAGAAACCTACCGACGCATCATTGATATCCGCCCCGATGCGGAGGAAATCCTGTTGCGCTTGATTCAGGTCAATATCAAGCTGAACCAGCCGGAAAAGGCTCTGTCCTTGGCCATGACCCAGGCCGACCAGGAAGGGTTCGCCCTGGAAGCCGCCCTGATGTTCATTCGTGAGAACCTCTTCCAGGAAGCCCGGACAGTGCTTGACGCCCTGCCCGATGAGGAAGGACAGGCAGAGGTTGATTTCTATCGAGCCCTGATTGCCTACGACGGGGACAATGATCCGGAGCAGGCCTTGTTTTACCTGGGACGGATCGATGAAAATCACCCGCACTTTGCCCGTGCGCTGAGTTTTCAGGGGTACCTGCTGTTCCAGTTGAACCGTCCGGACGACGCTCTTCAACTCGCCAGGGAAGGACGGGAACTCTTTCCGAACATGAGTGATTTTCTGCTGTTGGAAGCGGAAATTCTTTTGGGCGAAGACCGAACCGAGCAGGCCGCTGAACTGTTGGAGGCTGCTCGAGAACAATGGCCGGGCGATCCGGATGTTCTCTATCGCCTGGGTTACCTTCTGGAGCAGATGGGGGAACGGGAAGAGGCCTTGCGGATCATGGAAGAAATCATTGCCCAGGACCCGGACCATGCCGAAGCCCTGAACTTCATCGGATACACTCTCGCCGAGGAGGGCCGGGATCTGGAACGGGCGCTGGTGCTCGTGGAGCGTTCGTTGCAGTTAAAACCGGGTAGCGGCCACATCATTGATTCCTTGGCCTGGGTGCATTACAAGCTGGGCAATTACGAAATTGCATGGCGGCACATCCAGTCCGCGGTGGAAATAATATCCGATGATCCGATCATCTGGGAGCATTACGGTGACATCGCTGCGGCCCTGGGGAAATTTGCCGAAGCCCGTAGAGGATACCGCAACGCTCTGCGTTTTCAATCAGAAGACCCGGACCGGGTCCAGCGGAAATTGAACGAACTCCCTGGCCAGTAA
- a CDS encoding TlpA family protein disulfide reductase, whose translation MKLRCAVAILMLMVALSTSFRVWADTSPVPVLDAQGYAELLRENKGKVILVDFWATWCGPCRKKLPSLKACRAAFPEDQLTVIGISLDFNPETLRSFLKVNQLSYPIYLADDNLAEELDVQAIPLLHIYDVAGNLRIVEEGLTPQETLCGNIDELMTPLP comes from the coding sequence ATGAAATTACGGTGTGCTGTCGCAATCCTCATGCTGATGGTTGCCCTGTCAACCTCGTTCCGAGTTTGGGCAGACACCTCTCCGGTGCCGGTACTTGATGCGCAGGGCTATGCCGAACTTTTGCGCGAAAACAAGGGCAAGGTGATCCTGGTGGATTTTTGGGCCACCTGGTGCGGCCCGTGCCGCAAGAAGTTGCCGAGCCTGAAAGCCTGCCGCGCGGCGTTTCCGGAGGATCAGCTGACCGTCATCGGCATTTCCCTGGATTTCAACCCCGAGACGCTGCGCAGCTTTTTGAAAGTCAATCAGCTGAGTTACCCAATTTACCTGGCAGATGACAATCTGGCCGAGGAGCTGGACGTCCAGGCCATTCCGTTGCTGCACATCTACGATGTGGCCGGTAATTTACGGATCGTGGAGGAGGGGCTGACCCCTCAGGAAACACTTTGCGGCAACATCGACGAGCTGATGACGCCCTTGCCCTGA
- a CDS encoding N-acetyltransferase, producing MKTTSGVYVRKARIQDVRSIHALLMDCSKQGLLLPRSYNQLYSHLRDFFVVARSQGDGILGCCALSIAWEDLAEIRSLAVAPELRGYGWGRRLAEACLSDAVTLGIYRVFTLTYQASFFERLGFQVVNKDNLPQKVWADCLHCPKFPDCDETAMAIDM from the coding sequence ATGAAGACGACTTCCGGAGTCTATGTCCGCAAGGCCCGCATCCAGGATGTCCGCAGCATCCATGCCTTGTTGATGGACTGTTCCAAGCAGGGACTGCTTCTGCCACGCTCCTACAACCAGTTGTACAGCCATTTGCGGGACTTCTTCGTCGTGGCCCGGAGCCAGGGCGATGGAATTCTGGGTTGCTGTGCCTTGAGTATCGCCTGGGAAGATTTGGCGGAAATCCGGTCGCTGGCAGTGGCTCCGGAACTCCGGGGCTACGGCTGGGGTCGTCGTCTGGCGGAAGCCTGTCTCAGCGACGCCGTCACCCTGGGTATTTACCGTGTGTTCACGCTGACCTACCAGGCCTCTTTTTTTGAACGCCTTGGCTTCCAGGTGGTCAATAAGGATAATTTGCCCCAGAAGGTCTGGGCGGATTGCCTGCATTGCCCCAAATTTCCGGACTGTGATGAAACCGCCATGGCCATCGACATGTGA
- the hpt gene encoding hypoxanthine phosphoribosyltransferase has translation MTTPMQLIISQEAISQRIQELGASISEEYGQEPLVMVCVLKGAFIFFADLVRALRIEPEVDFVRLASYGAQTSRKERILFTKDMEVCVHGKHVLVVDDIVDTGHSAQYLLNVLRMRGAKSLRVCALIDKQERREGDVVVDFSGFVLSEGFVIGYGLDFAERYRNLPAVYTLNADHSAGKK, from the coding sequence ATGACCACACCCATGCAATTGATCATCAGCCAGGAAGCTATTTCCCAGCGCATCCAGGAACTCGGCGCGTCCATTTCCGAAGAATATGGCCAGGAGCCCCTGGTCATGGTCTGCGTGCTCAAAGGGGCATTCATTTTTTTCGCCGATCTGGTTCGGGCCCTGCGCATCGAGCCGGAGGTGGACTTTGTCCGGTTGGCCAGCTACGGCGCGCAGACGTCCCGCAAAGAGCGGATTCTGTTCACCAAGGACATGGAGGTTTGTGTCCATGGCAAGCACGTACTGGTGGTGGACGACATCGTGGATACCGGGCACTCTGCCCAGTATCTTCTGAATGTCCTGCGGATGCGCGGGGCAAAAAGTCTGCGTGTCTGTGCTCTGATCGATAAGCAGGAACGGCGGGAGGGGGATGTGGTTGTCGATTTCTCAGGATTCGTGCTTTCCGAGGGATTTGTCATCGGCTATGGCCTGGACTTTGCTGAGCGCTACCGAAATCTTCCAGCGGTTTACACCCTCAATGCGGACCACTCAGCCGGGAAGAAGTGA